In Seriola aureovittata isolate HTS-2021-v1 ecotype China chromosome 17, ASM2101889v1, whole genome shotgun sequence, a genomic segment contains:
- the LOC130184996 gene encoding DNA-directed RNA polymerase II subunit RPB1-like isoform X1, which produces MALGCLLCVSWICFLLFDGSAGLPALKGYGYPYTADSRNLADDGENEGLTSLTFEGYWPTSNSQPADGVYTSYNKPLVSQQPVSFPAQQKLPNTPGAPQVARLVNGMLRNWGLENLDKPLIFPLRINYQLGHPEKSQPGPIQPQSPSFNVASSNSLHASPSTGGATHYASSTAYYDPASSYTSQAAKSPSSDSWQPEPVNRDHGVADLNTGSSAHGGDSSNVPHLVFEDVFQYPSANTEPAAPSHGGISNAGGYSQAHYVSEGSLTENALETSFPSYPANVGAHPSSAFGKGSSSSSYQPHERTSPQLPQKPVIGSQVASQRVSEPIPPPPPSYISQSRTGYQRGGYLYAKSIYSPEFPPPPPIPVSLLGVKRPAMSYRAAPKGVKNPQRYVHNLKLKSASAY; this is translated from the exons ATGGCTCTTGGGTGCCTTTTATG TGTTTCCtggatttgttttttgctgtttgatgGCAGTGCTGGTTTACCAGCTTTAAAAG GGTATGGATATCCATACACGGCTGACTCGCGTAACCtagctgatgatggagaaaatgaagggTTGACCTCTCTGACCTTTGAGGGTTACTGGCCGACTTCAAACAGCCAACCAGCTGACGGTGTATACACAAGCTATAACAAGCCTTTAGTTTCACAGCAGCCAGTCTCTTTCCCAGCTCAACAAAAACTGCCTAACACACCTGGTGCACCTCAGGTAGCAAGACTTGTAAATGGTATGTTGAGAAACTGGGGCCTGGAAAACCTTGACAAACCACTCATCTTTCCTTTAAGAATTAACTACCAGCTGGGTCATCCAGAAAAGTCTCAGCCAGGCCCTATCCAACCTCAATCACCATCATTTAATGTTGCATCTTCAAACAGTCTGCACGCCTCTCCAAGCACTGGCGGTGCTACTCATTATGCTAGTTCAACTGCATACTATGACCCTGCCTCATCTTACACCTCTCAGGCTGCAAAATCTCCTAGTTCTGACTCTTGGCAGCCTGAACCAGTTAACCGTGACCATGGTGTAGCCGACTTGAACACTGGCTCCAGTGCACATGGAGGCGACTCAAGTAACGTGCCCCATCTTGTCTTTGAGGATGTCTTTCAATATCCCTCTGCAAACACAGAGCCAGCTGCTCCAAGTCATGGTGGCATCTCAAATGCTGGAGGGTACAGCCAAGCTCATTATGTGAGTGAGGGGTCTTTAACTGAAAATGCCTTAGAAACCTCATTCCCAAGTTACCCAGCTAATGTAGGTGCACATCCTAGCTCTGCATTTGGGAAAGGAAGCTCATCCTCTAGTTATCAGCCACATGAGCGGACCTCTCCTCAGCTTCCACAAAAACCAGTCATCGGCTCTCAAGTGGCCTCCCAGAGAGTGAGTGAACcaatccctcctcctcctccaagcTATATTAGCCAATCCAGAACTGGCTACCAGCGAGGTGGGTATCTCTATGCTAAATCCATCTACTCACCAGAAtttccccctccacctccaatACCTGTAAGCTTGCTGGGTGTCAAAAGGCCTGCAATGAGTTACAGAGCTGCCCCTAAGGGTGTAAAGAACCCTCAAAGGTATGTCCACAACCTCAAACTGAAGTCTGCAAGTGCTTATTAA
- the LOC130184996 gene encoding uncharacterized protein LOC130184996 isoform X2, with protein sequence MALGCLLCVSWICFLLFDGSAGLPALKGYGYPYTADSRNLADDGENEGLTSLTFEGYWPTSNSQPADGVYTSYNKPLVSQQPVSFPAQQKLPNTPGAPQVARLVNGMLRNWGLENLDKPLIFPLRINYQLGHPEKSQPGPIQPQSPSFNVASSNSLHASPSTGGATHYASSTAYYDPASSYTSQAAKSPSSDSWQPEPVNRDHGVADLNTGSSAHGGDSSNVPHLVFEDVFQYPSANTEPAAPSHGGISNAGGYSQAHYVSEGSLTENALETSFPSYPANVGAHPSSAFGKGSSSSSYQPHERTSPQLPQKPVIGSQVASQRVSEPIPPPPPSYISQSRTGYQRGGYLYAKSIYSPEFPPPPPIPVSLLGVKRPAMSYRAAPKGVKNPQSAKW encoded by the exons ATGGCTCTTGGGTGCCTTTTATG TGTTTCCtggatttgttttttgctgtttgatgGCAGTGCTGGTTTACCAGCTTTAAAAG GGTATGGATATCCATACACGGCTGACTCGCGTAACCtagctgatgatggagaaaatgaagggTTGACCTCTCTGACCTTTGAGGGTTACTGGCCGACTTCAAACAGCCAACCAGCTGACGGTGTATACACAAGCTATAACAAGCCTTTAGTTTCACAGCAGCCAGTCTCTTTCCCAGCTCAACAAAAACTGCCTAACACACCTGGTGCACCTCAGGTAGCAAGACTTGTAAATGGTATGTTGAGAAACTGGGGCCTGGAAAACCTTGACAAACCACTCATCTTTCCTTTAAGAATTAACTACCAGCTGGGTCATCCAGAAAAGTCTCAGCCAGGCCCTATCCAACCTCAATCACCATCATTTAATGTTGCATCTTCAAACAGTCTGCACGCCTCTCCAAGCACTGGCGGTGCTACTCATTATGCTAGTTCAACTGCATACTATGACCCTGCCTCATCTTACACCTCTCAGGCTGCAAAATCTCCTAGTTCTGACTCTTGGCAGCCTGAACCAGTTAACCGTGACCATGGTGTAGCCGACTTGAACACTGGCTCCAGTGCACATGGAGGCGACTCAAGTAACGTGCCCCATCTTGTCTTTGAGGATGTCTTTCAATATCCCTCTGCAAACACAGAGCCAGCTGCTCCAAGTCATGGTGGCATCTCAAATGCTGGAGGGTACAGCCAAGCTCATTATGTGAGTGAGGGGTCTTTAACTGAAAATGCCTTAGAAACCTCATTCCCAAGTTACCCAGCTAATGTAGGTGCACATCCTAGCTCTGCATTTGGGAAAGGAAGCTCATCCTCTAGTTATCAGCCACATGAGCGGACCTCTCCTCAGCTTCCACAAAAACCAGTCATCGGCTCTCAAGTGGCCTCCCAGAGAGTGAGTGAACcaatccctcctcctcctccaagcTATATTAGCCAATCCAGAACTGGCTACCAGCGAGGTGGGTATCTCTATGCTAAATCCATCTACTCACCAGAAtttccccctccacctccaatACCTGTAAGCTTGCTGGGTGTCAAAAGGCCTGCAATGAGTTACAGAGCTGCCCCTAAGGGTGTAAAGAACCCTCAAAG CGCCAAATGGTAA